DNA sequence from the Alosa alosa isolate M-15738 ecotype Scorff River chromosome 2, AALO_Geno_1.1, whole genome shotgun sequence genome:
AGAGGAGATGTGTGAGAGCTCCCTACCTCTATGACTGACTATGTTGGAGGTGTTCATGTGGAGGAGGTCAGAATAAATCTGGGGAATAAAAACAGTCGACAGTGCAAAGTGTAGGGAATTCATGTTGGAGTGGTCTAACATTGTCATATTCTATGCTCTATGCTGTGAGTAAATTTAATCAAGAAGCTTATGTAACTGCGAACATTACATCAAGTCACAATTGCTTGCATATGTCCTAATCTTATTACCAGCTGGTCTGTGATCTCCTTCTAGACATCATCTTCCTACTAGTATTACCTCATAATAGGGAAAAATGGACACATAAGTGAATTTGGCCTCAGGTTGTCAGAGTCTGATCAAATCGACTTACTCTTAGCTGCCTCGGGGACTGGCTTTGAAAGCCAGGGCCACTCTCCGTTCTGCAGGTGTCCGATCCAGCCACCCTTGTGCTACATGCAGTGGGGTTAGGATTACCTTCACTTATTTGATGCATGTAGAGGGGTGGCTACAATATTGGAAGCACATAAACAGAATATCTAGTCATTCTGGACCTACCCTTTGCCTTTAAAGTAGTTTCCACTCTTGTAGGAATGCTGTCGTACAATCTCTGAATCTCTGAATAAGTCACCCAGTTCTTTTAGGAACGGAGGAGGTGGAACTCTTTTTCACTCTTTGCACTCCAATAGAATTCAGTCATCAGTGTTTAGATCTTGTGATTGCGCAGGCCATCGAGGGTTACGGAGGAGCTGGTGGGATGGAACATCATGAGGGAGTGCTGTTTTTCATCATACTGTAGGTTAAACTTCATGCCAAACAGTCTTTGAGTGTAGTGAGTTTCACAAAATTGTCAAAGCATGTTACTTTGTCAAAGGCTCTCCCTCACGCCATGATGACGGTGTTTTTGGATATAAGCTCTCTCACACCAAGACATGTGAAGCTGGTTTTATAGAAGGTGGCTTAAGGACAGCAAAATTTGAGATGCAATTTGAATCTGTTTAGGATTATCTTAATGTAATGTTCTATAAAATTTTACAATAAATATGATTAGATGGTTTAAGGACAGCAAACTTTGAGATCCAATTTGAATCTGTTTAGGATTATCGTGATGCAATTTTCTGTAAAATTGGACAATAAATATGATTAGAAGCAATGGAGACCTATTGATCTGTCTgctgagagaggcagagtgggAGCTGAAGGGTATCTGTGTAGATTCACAAAATGAACTGATTTGGCTGGGATTAGGGTTGTGTTCGCACATTTCGGCACTGACACACATGATTAAGTTGAACAATTTAAGTGTTTGTTTTTACTTTCTCTTACATGTCCCTTATATCACATTTGTCTTTCTGTGTAGATAGATTCTCCATCTTCAGCCAGGCACATGCCATGACATTCACAGCTCAGATCTTAcaacttctctcttttttcttctggCTGAAGATTTATGTCCTTATCTAATATCCTTAATGGGACTCCGTTGGCTGCAACACCAACAATTCCCCCCTGACACATTGTCCCTGAAGTCCAGGGTGACATTTCCTGTTTTACTTCAGAGCAGGGCCCTGACAGCCTTCTGAGTTATGTGTGACGGCTGATTTATGATGCCATCTTAAATATGCTTTTTAAGATGAATTTTGTAGTGTTACACATTtagattcttcttcttctcgaGTCACTACAGTTGTTTTAGTAAGGAAAACTAATTGAAACCACTCATACACAATAAGACACCTTTAGCTAAATTGGATGATTCCTACAGatatatttcttctttttttgtcagTGTCAGTCCAGTCTGGCACTGCACTGTTTACTCTTGCCTGAGGTGTGAGCTGTTAAGTAATGGaacatctctctctgcctctctctctctctctctctctctctctctctctctctctctctctctctctcctcctcctcctcctcttctcaatTTCTCTCCCCCAGGATCTTCAGCATCACTTTGAAGAAGCTTGTGATGTTGAAAGAGCTGGATCGTGATCTCACATCAGTTGTCATTGCCGTAAAACTTCAGgttaatcattttttttatttatacatttatttgaGATCCCAAGAACCAGGTGAATTGTACAGAAGTCACTTGTCCCAGTAATGTGAGCCCTGATTCTGTGCAAAGCAGTTATCTGTTAATATAAGGACTTCATCTCCATAGGCTATTCAGTTGTGCTTTACAGTAACTTATTATCCTGCTTTCAATAACCACTGTATCTTTTCAGGGTTCAAAACGAATTCTGCGCTCCAATGAAATCCTTTTGTCCTCAGCTGGTTTGACTGAGACTGATCTGCAGTTGACTTTCTCCTTACAGGTAAGATATCTCTAATATTCTCTTTTAAACTGTTGAGAGCATAGCTCAGACTTTAAATGAGTTTAGTCTGTGTAAAACGGCACCTGCTTTTGAATGTAAGCATAGTACAGTGCCTCAAGCCGTGCCATAACAATTCCAGCCCATCAAGACATTGTTTTAAGAGAACGGAAGGAAAggatgtaatttgattggctgtcgaGTTCAAATATTAGCAATCTTTCACCAGCATTGTGGACTATACCTTTAAGCTGTTTGCTatatcctctcctcttttcttgcTCAGTATCCTCACTTCCTCAAGAGAGATGCCAATAGACTCCAGATAATGCTGCAGCGGCGCAAAAGGTACAAGAACCGCACCATTCTGGGCTATAAGACCCTCGCTCTGGGCCTCATCAACATGGCAGAGGTAAGATGGTGAGAGCACCCAGTTCCACTGACACCTGCCCAGTCAGTGGAGGCCACTTTGTTTAGGTGTTGACAGGAAGTTGAGACATGTTACTCTTACCTGCCTCACTTCCTGTTCAGGTGATGCAGCATCCCTCTGAGGGGGCTCGCGTTCTGGGCCTGCACACCACGGTGAAGGACACCGCTCTGCCCGTGGCTGAGATCCGGGTGTACTCCCTGTCCAGTCAACCTATCGATCACGAGGGTCCCAAAACCAAGCTATCAGGTAGGCTAAGAAAGGCCAAAGCTAGCCTAGTCTAGGCCATCCCAATCTGCAGTAGTAAATATAGTGTATGCCATTTCCGTGAATTGGAATGAAGGATTCAATTATAGTACGTtcttttatttccacatgtacAATATCATGATGTAGGCCACATTCAGAAGTCCCTGAATGCAATAATATGAACATGGCATCAAAAATGACCTTATTTAATCCATTGAGCATCAACTCGTGTTTATGATCCCTGAGATTGATATAGCTGTTGTTATGTTTGTTCTGTCCACCTCTGTGCTGACAACAGACCGCTCCCCAGACATTGACTactctgaggaggaggaggagagtgactCATCTGAACAGGAAGGCAGCGATGACCCGCTCCAGGTTCGGACAACAGCACAGAcgagaggcagtgtgtgtgtgtgcgcgtgtgtgtgtgggcatgagtGGCACAAACTCCGCTTTTAGCATGTCGCTGGGCTGCGTAggaatttgagtgtgtgtgtcacgttaGAATGGCTGACTAATTTGTcggttgtttttttaattttttttatgtgtcttGTCTTTCATGGCAGTACCCTtttgatgatgaggatgaggtgAGGAAGAAAAAGCCAAGACACAAACTGACCACAGCTGCATCAATCACGCGAGCAAATGTAAGGACATGGCCACACCACAGCATGATCCAGTAGATGATGGATAATAGATGGCTAATGAACGAATAGATTAACTTAAACTTGGTACTTTCTTGTCTTTAAGCCTCACATGATGGTGTAGGTGGGGCATGTATGATAGTGACCGGTAGTAGTAGCAGGCCAGACGTTGCTGGGCCATATCTGCAGTCTCCTGGCTATCATCCCACTGAAGCACTATTCAGCACACAGACTCCGTCATTAACTCTTTTTAAGATCAAGGAGGGTTGGTCCCAGCCGTGGCGTGACTGGCTGGGCCACCTGCACCGTACGttggcgacccgggttcgattcccgccccgtggtcatttccggatcccaccccgactctctcccgctcgcttcctgtcattctcccctatatatatatatatatatatgtataaaaaaGGGAGGGTTCAGTTACCTTTAGCTACTTAGCTGGATAAACTTACAGTGCATATGGAAAGcagaaagtattcacagcgcttcactttttccacattttgttatgtttcagactcatcttagaATTGATTCaattattaatttttttctcatcagtctacacacaatactccaacaccccACAAAAAGcaagtgtttggagtgttttgtaaataatctatttacataagtattcacaccttttgttatgacacttgccattgagctctggtgcatcctacttctatcaatggtccttgagatgcttctagagcttgattggagtccacctgtgcctaaatgaattcactggacattattaggagaggcacacatctctttatataaggtctcacagttgatggtgtatgtcagagtgaaaaccatgCCACAAGGCTTTCAGTCTTTTAATTtcttatacatttacaaaacactccaaacacttgcttttttgtggggtgtttgagtattgtgtgtgtagagtgatgAGAAAGaataaataattgaatccattttaagatgagtctgaaacattacaaaatgtggagaaagtgaagcgctgtgaatactttccgtatACACAGTATGATGGCCAGTCCTGTACTTCTCATAACATTTCTGAAGTCTCACTGCTCTGAAAGTGGCAGCATTTGGATCAGGTATTGTTCCACAGTTTCCCTTTAGGCTGTTCGCTTTCAAAGAAAGTCACAAGATAATCATGCTGCTTCCTCATTCACCACAGCAGTTTGCCCGTGGCAGCGAAGTCTAAGCAAAACAAATGCGAGCAGATTGGGAAGTTGACATGCTCTGTCCACTACCCTCTGTGCCAGACACATCACAATAGCCTGTAGGCACGACTtcaccccacaccccctccctgtctccctcccaCTGACCCTTGTGGCCTGAGAGTGTTCATGTCTCTGACAATTATTAAGTGAACAGGCCTGTCAGTAATTGTAACCATAAGGATGCGTCATGTTCTTGTTGATagctgcattttttttaaatgctgttTTGATGTTCTGGCTTGAGTTGACATCCCTGTCCTGTGCTGGGATTTTAGGACAGCATCCTATGGGCATTGATGGTCTTGTTTTCGGTCTGCTTATAACTTGTTTTGTTTCTCAGCAGCCTAACATCAAGCAAAAGTTTGTGTCCTTGCTGAAAAGGTTCAAGGTGTTTGATGAGGTAAATAATCAAGCCCTAAAAATACTGTTTtaatccctctttctctctctccctccccccatttttcctcttttctctccccctgcCTTGAGCTCCTCTTTCCCACCTTTAGGGAAGATGATCGTTACCGAATCTCTTATTTAAAGTTGCAGTTGGCAtgatattcactgaaaccgacactatgctctgacagaacaacataaatcagccggttttaggaaaaatccacagctcccggttcctctggtccaatcagagcagggctgtgtgagatctgactgtctatcacagtctggtgcagtctggtgcgcactgacgagcataAACTCAAttagagggtgctcggtggtagtgggggaggggcatgagagttgtaaacattcaaaattttggctaagtcccctcaatcggtcagacttgccaactgcagcctTAACCCGAAATGACGAATCTCTTCTTAAAATGAAATGACAAGCACATTTGATAAAATGAGGCTGACGTCCCTGGATCGACTAATTGTGTTGTATCATGAATGATGGCTGTACGTGTGAGAGGTGACCTTCTTGTATTCCTTTTGGCTCAGGTGGGCTTTGGCCTGGACCACGTGTCTCAGGAGCAGATCCAGGATGTGGAGGAGGACCTGGACGACCTTTACGACAGCCTGGAGATGTACAACCCCAGCGATAGCGGCCCAGAGATGGATGATACAGACAGCATCATCAGTACACCCAAGCCAAAGCTCAGgtctcacacatactgtacatacaccccctcatactgtacacatacatgcagtagATTCACATGTatgaatgttctctctctccctctttgtttgtgtgtttgtctttgtttgtctgtctgtttgtttatttatttgtttgtttcttccTTCCTTACTTCTATAACACAATCCTGTTTGTGAAGGTGAATTATCCATGAATCTTTTCCCTGCTCTCGTCTGCAGACCGTTCTTTGAGGGCTTGTCCCAGTCCAGCTCTCAGACGGAGTTTGGCAGCCTGAACAGCAGATGCAGCCATGGCAGGGACACCCTGAGCACAGTGAGTGGGCCAGCTCTAGGACAGAGATTCACTCGCTTCCTAATCAGCCTCTTTCAAGTTTACAGAGACACAGATAACAGATCTTCTTAAAAAATCAATTTGACAAAGATTGTGAATCTGCATATTCTTTTGCATCTCCAGACTGTAATCTCTCACTGACACTTTTCCAGGCTCTCTGAACATGTGGATACTTTTCTGCTTTAAAATTATGGATGTAGCTTGATGTTCTTCTCACCCTTTTTTCTCAGATGGATTATAGATTGAAGCGGTCCAGCAGCGGACACCTGGACGATAACTCCGAGTCAGATGCACTGGTGAGGCAAACCAAATCTTCAGAATCTTACGGCAGACCAgcttttatttagttttattttactcACAATGTACCTCCTGTTGCATCggtctctttccttctttctctttccctctatctccctatttctttctctcctttttctatttttctctgtctctgtttttcaTTCATAGGAGCTTACAGAGCTGGAGGTTCTGGCTGATGTCACCCCCTGCATAACCCTGTCAGTAGCTGAAAGGCCACGGACTCCTCTGAAGAATCAGAGCATATCTTCTCCTAGGTCTGTGAAACCACGGCCTGGCTCAGAATACCCAGACCCTTATTTCCATGGCTAATAATGTTGGTGTTGGAGCTGACAGATGTAGCAGATTTGGGCTCCATcccacacgcataaacacagtGCCTCATTTGTGCCCTTGTTATCTTTGGCAGATCATAGTAATACAGAGACAAGCAAGGACACAGCTGTGTTGTTTATACCCAGAATGCAGTTTGGCTCAGCCTCATGTGTGTTATGTGCTCCTCCTGACCTGCAGACTGGACGGGGACCGCACGCCCAGGCAGCGGCGTGGGACGCCCATGCGAGAGCGGCAGCTGTCCAAGCCCCTGAGTGAGCGCACCAACAGCTCTGACAGCGAGAGGTCGCCGGACCTCAACCTCACACCACAGGTGCAGACAGACGTACACGTTTCTCGTGTGAACCTAGTGAACCTTGGCTCTCTCCCCATAATATGGAGCCCTGTATTTGAGCTCTACGCTGCACAGTGCAGTTTCAGGGGTGCAGTTTGTATAGCAGTTTGACCACCATACTTTAAATGTAAATCTCCAATAATGTAAACTGTAAATGTCTTACTGTCGCAGAATAAAGACTATGAAATCACAAGATAAACTGAAATGAAACGTAGGAGGCGGGTGCTTTTAAATCTCGGAGTTGAGTTGGCTGTAGGAGGTGGGGACTTGACTTGTTGGGGAAATTGAGTCAGAAGTTTAGCCTACGGTGAGTTTTACTTTCTATTTCATCACTTTTCGCTTCTGCAGAGTCTTTGGTGCTCTGGTGGGAGACGAGGCTGCTGAATCAGGGCTGCCTCGGGGGCTGTGTTGCCTCAGCCTCAACCtcagctccctctccctctctctcgctctccagcTCTATGGGATTAGGCTTGGTGTGGGTGGTGCGTGGTGGTGGATGTGCTTTTATGTTGCCAGTGAACAAGAGTGGGCAGCAATTCGCCCTTATGTAACTCCCCGAGGTCCCAGTGTGGATTCGGATGACTCAGTATATATGACTAATGTTTGCTTCTCCACGACGGCTTTATATGTGGGTATTTGAACGTCTCTCTGGAGTCTCTAATGATTGCCATTGGCCATTAGGAGTTCCCTGTAGTTCGGAGGGAAGTGTGGTGAGATCTGACAGGACTGGCATGCACTGTCAAGCCTCTGGGGGGCCTTTGCTGTTTGCTTGTCTGTGACATTGGCTGGCCGTTTGAAGTTGGTGAGGGACAGCTCCAGCCTGCTATCATCATGATTCTGACTTGCTATGCACCATCTTTTAGCTATGCTTCAGTAGGCTTAGCCTGCAGATCTCCAACCTCCCATGCCAATTCATTAAGAGAAAAGGCCAGGGCCTCAGCTTGTCACTGTGTAATGATTAGGGGTGCTCAGATATATCGGCCCAACATTGTTGTCGGCTGATATTTGCCTTGTTGACTGGTATCGGCCTACCGGCAAATAATGTGACATTTAGCGATGGCAGTGGTTGGTGTTTATCTGTTTTGTGGCCTCAATTCTGCACTAGCTAACATTGTGTTATACGCAGACGAGCACATTTAGAGACAATGCTGTGAAGGGCTGAAAGACTTGAAaatgattctgtttttttaataatataaaaaaaaatgtcagtatCTTCGCTGGTTATTGGTTGAATTGGTTATTTTACATCGGTGTCAGCCTAGAATTTCACAATTGGTGCTTGCTTAGTGGTgattgttgtcattgttgtaTTCAGCTGTACTGAGATCTGTTAACCACCCATTTTTGTGTTGTGAATCTGTGATTTGAAGATGCCGAGGAAGATTGTGTACGACCAGCTGAATCAGATCCTGCTGTCAGACAGCGCCCTGCCAGAGAGCCTGATCCTGGTCAACGGCACTGACTGGCAGGGACAGGTGAGACTCACcccttccttcctttccttcTGCCCTCATCCACGTCCACTGTTATTCTTTTACTTCACTCTGCTGCATGCTGAGGCAGCAGAGAGACCTGATTAGAATTCACTCTGTGGAGCCTCCTGCTTCCCTAACAACAGCAGCCTCTTCTGTTGCTCTGCCACTTACTGAGTAGTGTTGGTCAGAACTTCTCCATTTGTCCACTGTCACGGATTGAGCATCTAAAGTGGTTGTTTGTTTTGGCTGGGTGACgtgagttatgtgtgtgtgtgtgtgtgtgtgtgtgtgtgtagctgctgttgtgacTTTGCAAGGTGACATTGCTGCTTTGTTGTGTCTGCAGTAAGAtgtgagtaatgtgtgtgtgtgtgtgtgtagctattGTTGTGATTTTGTGAGGTGACATGGTTGCTTTCTTGTCTGCAGTAAGatgtgaggtgaggtgtgtgtgtgtgtgtgtgtgtgtggctgctgttGAAACTTTGTGAGGTGACATTGTTGCTTTCTTGTGTCTGCAGTATGTGTCCGAGGCCCTGCAGGCCCAGAGTCTGGCGGTGGTGAGCACCTGCTCCACATCTGAGATCCAGGCTGCCCTCTCCGCGCTGCTCAGCCGTATTCAGAAGTTGTGAGTGCAACCGAttaagcacgcacacacacgcacacacacacgtacacacacatgcttgccaCTTACTAGTGGACGATTATTTGTTTGACTCTTGCATAATGTACTGTTTTAGTTGCTTATTTTAGTTACTTATTCAGAAGTTGTGAGTGCAATCGattaaagagacacacacacacacacacacacacaagcttgccACTTACTAGTGGACGATTATTTATTTGATTCTTGCGTAATGTACTGCGTAATGTTTTAGTTGCTTGAGTTAAGTGAAATGCATCAAGGGAACTGTTTCTGTGTCCACAGTTCCAGAGGGTTCCTCTCTAAACATGGCTGTTCTAAACGTTCTGGAAGCAACTCCCTGCTCTCTGAcctactctcctctcttgtgTCTGCAGCTGTAATTGTAACTCCACCACGCCCAAGCCAGTGAAGGTGGTGGCAGTTGGTGGACAGAGCTATCTGGGGGCCATCCTCCGCTTCTTTGTCTCTGAGCTGGCCAGCAAAACGTCCGACTGGCTTGGTCACATCAGGATCCTGGTAGTTCCTCTGGGTATGTTGACATGCCAGCCAGTTGTCACAACACAATGTCTACCTGCTCATGTGTTTATTGCGAGATACATGTTATGTTGACTATAATTGTTAAATTGCTGATTGTATTTCACTGATACTGTTCTAGTACTTTTTTTCAGTTTATCAGGCCAGCTGCCTGCTGTCATGCGTATCATCTGTAAAACCCATCATTGTTCCTCCTTTTTGTCCGTCCACATGCAGGCTCTCACCCCGTGGCCAAGCACCTGGCCTCGCTGGATAATCGCTACAGCTCCTCCTTCCAGGACTCCGGCTGGCGGGAGCTGTTCAGCCGCGCAGAGTCCCCTCACACAGGTGCGCCCCCTCACACAGGTGCGCTCTCCCAACCACCTACATACTCACACAGGTGTGCTCTCCCAACCACCTACTCACACAGGTGCGCCCCCTCACACAGGTGCGCTCTCCCAACCACCTACTCACACAGGTGCGCTCTCCCAACCACCTACTCACACAGGTGCGCCCCCTCACACAGGTGCGCTCTCCCAACCACCTACTCACACAGGTGCGCTCTCCCAACCACCTACTCACACAGGTGCGCTCTCCCAACCACCTACTCACACAGGTGCGCCCCCTCACACAGGTGCGCTCTCCCAACCACCTACTCACTGTGTGGACGCCACATGTGGACCTTTTAAATGCCTGATTTCCAAAGCATATTGGAGGTTGACAAGCAATAAAAAGAAGCATTgagtgattattttttttttatttttttaatacttgTTAACAGTATGATGTCAGTAAACAGTAGTGCAGCCATTTTACATGTCCTCTTTTTgaagtttgttttttcttatATGCCCCCATTTCCCTGGGTTGGTTTTGCATTTCGGTTTGTCATGCTGTTTGAATATTGTTATGATAAGTCAGGAAGCATTTTCTTATCACAATCAGTACAATGCCCATGTCAAGATAACTAACATACTCAAGCATCCGTGcttaaccgtgtgtgtgtgtgtgtgtgtgtgtgtgtgtgtcactgactGCATGGTACAGATGTGGAGAGTGTGGATGTGGTGGGGAGGATCAGCCAGTACATCAGTGGTGCCTGCGTCACTCACCAGCTCCCCATCGCTGAGGCCATGCTCACCTGCAAGCCCAACACGTGAGTCAAGCCGCCTGCATCACGTCACGTCACGTCACTGAAGGAACTGTATGCATGTCACGTACATATTAAggaccaacccccccccacccaccctagTGTCGGCAGTATTAAAATGACCCATTCTGCTCTGAGGATACTTCTcatgtgttatttttttttatggatgTTTAGACATGAAGAGGATTCCTGCCAGAAGTTTGTGCCATTTGTTGGTGTAAGTACAATTGAATTGTTCTGAATGAGTTTTAATATATATTAGATACAAATTGGGGAGATGGACTAGAAGTGGAAATGTACTGAGTAGCTTTGTTAAAGCGCCTAAGATGAACTGGTTTATCTTCAAAACAGATGGTGAAGGTTGGGCTTGTTGAGCCGAGTCCAGTGTTTACAGGTACAGTGTTTATATTTATACTATATTGAACAATCTACCAAATGAATTAATTATACTCTACTGGCTATAATGCCTTAAACTATTGAATGGATGATTTAAAACATGGGAGATGTTTTATGGGagatttgatgtgtgtgtgtcctcaggcgGAGACTGTGAGGAgagcctgtctgtgtgtctgtctgtgccctCCACCTCACCCCCGGCACACGGATCAGCCGGCTCCCCTTTGAAGGATGCTGTAACCCCAcccccttctccttctctcagcGGATTGGCTGTTATGGGGTACGGAAGAAACGACCCCACTGAATGCATGGAGTCCACTGTATCACATATGACTGAGAGCATACACAGTCACAGTTCTAGCTCTGGAAATGGGGAACAAACATAGTGGATTGGACTGAGCCATAAAccattccagccaatcaacatgttGCCTCAGGAGCACAGAAGAGAGGGGTGTAATTTGATTGGGTGTGGTTGAACTGAGTGACATGTCAACAACTTTCTGCCAGGATTGCGGACTCGATCATTAATTGCGAATGGTACGAAGTCAAACTTAAATAGTTTTAAAAACTCCTGTCGCTGTGTTTGCTCTCCATTTCACAGGAGCCCGATCATGGCTCACGGGATGGACGCCATTGGCCTGCAGGTGGACTACTGGGCCGCTACGGCGCCAGACAAGCGCAAGGAGGGCGAGCGACGCGAGGCGGGCACCAAGAACACCCTGAAGAGCGCCTTCCGCTCGCTGCAGGTCAGCCGGCTGCCCAGCTCGTCCTCGGCCGAGCTCCAGCACCTGGCCAACACCATGGCCATGACTGTGGTCACCAAGGAGAAGAACAAGAAAGGTGAACGAGCGCACGGTTCATACTGGTTAATACTGGTTAATACTTTATTTCACATGCATACCTCATGTTTGCATGGTGGAAAATGATGAAACGCTGCTGCCTATTATCTTTGTGAACGTTCACAGTCGTCCTTTCTGTTCAAATGTCCTTGATGTCCGCAGTCCCCACCATATTTCTTGGGAAGAAGCCAAAGGAGAGAGACATCGAGTCCAGGAGCCAAGTTATCGAAGGCATCACCAGACTTATATGCTCATCCAAACAACAGCAGACCAGCCTGCGAGGTACAGACACATCCCCATAACATCACCTATCTCTGTGTCAGCCAATGTGACTACAATATGAT
Encoded proteins:
- the pacs1a gene encoding phosphofurin acidic cluster sorting protein 1a isoform X2; the encoded protein is MTEKGGLPRSGAAPGPHLQPFKPVTMSSTRPVQMNLYATWEVDRSSPNCVPRIFSITLKKLVMLKELDRDLTSVVIAVKLQGSKRILRSNEILLSSAGLTETDLQLTFSLQYPHFLKRDANRLQIMLQRRKRYKNRTILGYKTLALGLINMAEVMQHPSEGARVLGLHTTVKDTALPVAEIRVYSLSSQPIDHEGPKTKLSDRSPDIDYSEEEEESDSSEQEGSDDPLQYPFDDEDEVRKKKPRHKLTTAASITRANPNIKQKFVSLLKRFKVFDEVGFGLDHVSQEQIQDVEEDLDDLYDSLEMYNPSDSGPEMDDTDSIISTPKPKLRPFFEGLSQSSSQTEFGSLNSRCSHGRDTLSTMDYRLKRSSSGHLDDNSESDALELTELEVLADVTPCITLSVAERPRTPLKNQSISSPRLDGDRTPRQRRGTPMRERQLSKPLSERTNSSDSERSPDLNLTPQMPRKIVYDQLNQILLSDSALPESLILVNGTDWQGQYVSEALQAQSLAVVSTCSTSEIQAALSALLSRIQKFCNCNSTTPKPVKVVAVGGQSYLGAILRFFVSELASKTSDWLGHIRILVVPLGSHPVAKHLASLDNRYSSSFQDSGWRELFSRAESPHTGAPPHTDVESVDVVGRISQYISGACVTHQLPIAEAMLTCKPNTHEEDSCQKFVPFVGMVKVGLVEPSPVFTGGDCEESLSVCLSVPSTSPPAHGSAGSPLKDAVTPPPSPSLSGLAVMGSPIMAHGMDAIGLQVDYWAATAPDKRKEGERREAGTKNTLKSAFRSLQVSRLPSSSSAELQHLANTMAMTVVTKEKNKKVPTIFLGKKPKERDIESRSQVIEGITRLICSSKQQQTSLRVSVDGLEWNDVKFFQLAAQWPTHVKYLPVGLFGYSKPTS
- the pacs1a gene encoding phosphofurin acidic cluster sorting protein 1a isoform X1: MTEKGGLPRSGAAPGPHLQPFKPVTMSSTRPVQMNLYATWEVDRSSPNCVPRIFSITLKKLVMLKELDRDLTSVVIAVKLQGSKRILRSNEILLSSAGLTETDLQLTFSLQYPHFLKRDANRLQIMLQRRKRYKNRTILGYKTLALGLINMAEVMQHPSEGARVLGLHTTVKDTALPVAEIRVYSLSSQPIDHEGPKTKLSDRSPDIDYSEEEEESDSSEQEGSDDPLQYPFDDEDEVRKKKPRHKLTTAASITRANQPNIKQKFVSLLKRFKVFDEVGFGLDHVSQEQIQDVEEDLDDLYDSLEMYNPSDSGPEMDDTDSIISTPKPKLRPFFEGLSQSSSQTEFGSLNSRCSHGRDTLSTMDYRLKRSSSGHLDDNSESDALELTELEVLADVTPCITLSVAERPRTPLKNQSISSPRLDGDRTPRQRRGTPMRERQLSKPLSERTNSSDSERSPDLNLTPQMPRKIVYDQLNQILLSDSALPESLILVNGTDWQGQYVSEALQAQSLAVVSTCSTSEIQAALSALLSRIQKFCNCNSTTPKPVKVVAVGGQSYLGAILRFFVSELASKTSDWLGHIRILVVPLGSHPVAKHLASLDNRYSSSFQDSGWRELFSRAESPHTGAPPHTDVESVDVVGRISQYISGACVTHQLPIAEAMLTCKPNTHEEDSCQKFVPFVGMVKVGLVEPSPVFTGGDCEESLSVCLSVPSTSPPAHGSAGSPLKDAVTPPPSPSLSGLAVMGSPIMAHGMDAIGLQVDYWAATAPDKRKEGERREAGTKNTLKSAFRSLQVSRLPSSSSAELQHLANTMAMTVVTKEKNKKVPTIFLGKKPKERDIESRSQVIEGITRLICSSKQQQTSLRVSVDGLEWNDVKFFQLAAQWPTHVKYLPVGLFGYSKPTS
- the pacs1a gene encoding phosphofurin acidic cluster sorting protein 1a isoform X3, whose translation is MTEKGGLPRSGAAPGPHLQPFKPVTMSSTRPVQMNLYATWEVDRSSPNCVPRIFSITLKKLVMLKELDRDLTSVVIAVKLQGSKRILRSNEILLSSAGLTETDLQLTFSLQYPHFLKRDANRLQIMLQRRKRYKNRTILGYKTLALGLINMAEVMQHPSEGARVLGLHTTVKDTALPVAEIRVYSLSSQPIDHEGPKTKLSDRSPDIDYSEEEEESDSSEQEGSDDPLQYPFDDEDEVRKKKPRHKLTTAASITRANQPNIKQKFVSLLKRFKVFDEVGFGLDHVSQEQIQDVEEDLDDLYDSLEMYNPSDSGPEMDDTDSIISTPKPKLRPFFEGLSQSSSQTEFGSLNSRCSHGRDTLSTMDYRLKRSSSGHLDDNSESDALELTELEVLADVTPCITLSVAERPRTPLKNQSISSPRLDGDRTPRQRRGTPMRERQLSKPLSERTNSSDSERSPDLNLTPQMPRKIVYDQLNQILLSDSALPESLILVNGTDWQGQYVSEALQAQSLAVVSTCSTSEIQAALSALLSRIQKFCNCNSTTPKPVKVVAVGGQSYLGAILRFFVSELASKTSDWLGHIRILVVPLGSHPVAKHLASLDNRYSSSFQDSGWRELFSRAESPHTDVESVDVVGRISQYISGACVTHQLPIAEAMLTCKPNTHEEDSCQKFVPFVGMVKVGLVEPSPVFTGGDCEESLSVCLSVPSTSPPAHGSAGSPLKDAVTPPPSPSLSGLAVMGSPIMAHGMDAIGLQVDYWAATAPDKRKEGERREAGTKNTLKSAFRSLQVSRLPSSSSAELQHLANTMAMTVVTKEKNKKVPTIFLGKKPKERDIESRSQVIEGITRLICSSKQQQTSLRVSVDGLEWNDVKFFQLAAQWPTHVKYLPVGLFGYSKPTS